One region of Thunnus albacares chromosome 8, fThuAlb1.1, whole genome shotgun sequence genomic DNA includes:
- the LOC122987079 gene encoding chemokine-like receptor 1, which produces MTATPSYHTNTTGVSEEIGSSNDNYDNLTRSLNIMSVVIYSLDFVLGVLGNGVVIWVTGFKMKKTVNTVWILNLAVADFLFTAFLPFSVTYTALDFHWPFGNFMCKLDNTVRFLNMFASVYILVVISVDRYVSVVWPVWAQNNRNVRKASCVSLGVWVLGLILSSPCFIFRDLWLSSHDKPIICYDNYAFSDDLNNPSVKQLQLLRLKAMTITRFLLGFVVPFTVIVSCYAVIIHRLRRNRTRASHSSRPFKIIAAVIAAFFLCWAPFYIMTLIELWYQIDKSSRVLKLVITIGVPLATSLAYLNSCLNPLLYVFMGRDFKDKVRKSILNVFETAFREEVSRLHTDTKSVDTSQSLDMSILNTQV; this is translated from the coding sequence aTGACTGCTACACCTTCCTATCACACCAATACAACAGGTGTTAGTGAAGAAATTGGCTCTTCTAATGACAACTATGATAATCTGACAAGGTCTCTCAACATCATGTCTGTCGTTATCTACTCCCTGGATTTCGTTCTGGGTGTGCTCGGAAATGGAGTGGTTATCTGGGTGACTGGGTTCAAgatgaagaaaacagtgaacacGGTTTGGATCCTCAACCTtgctgtggctgacttcctcTTCACAGCTTTCCTTCCTTTTAGTGTGACGTACACAGCTCTGGATTTCCACTGGCCTTTCGGCAATTTCATGTGCAAACTGGACAACACAGTAAGATTTCTGAACATGTTTGCTAGTGTCTACATTCTGGTGGTGATCAGTGTGGACAGATATGTGTCTGTGGTGTGGCCAGTCTGGGCCCAGAACAACCGAAATGTACGCAAGGCGTCCTGTGTGAGTCTGGGTGTTTGGGTATTGGGTCTGATACTCAGCTCTCCATGCTTCATCTTCAGGGACCTTTGGCTATCATCTCATGATAAACCAATCATATGCTACGACAACTATGCTTTTTCTGATGACCTCAataacccatctgtgaaacagtTACAACTGCTTCGTTTAAAGGCCATGACCATCACTCGCTTCCTCCTGGGTTTTGTTGTTCCCTTCACTGTTATTGTCTCCTGTTATGCTGTGATAATCCATCGTCTCAGGAGGAACCGTACCAGGGCCAGCCACTCAAGTCGCCCTTTTAAGATCATCGCTGCTGTTATCGCTGCTTTTTTCCTGTGCTGGGCTCCCTTTTACATCATGACTCTAATTGAGTTATGGTATCAGATTGATAAGTCAAGTAGAGTATTAAAACTTGTCATCACTATTGGGGTCCCTTTAGCCACCAGCCTGGCCTATCTTAACAGTTGCCTGAATCCACTGCTGTATGTCTTCATGGGCCGAGATTTCAAGGATAAAGTTCGCAAATCCATCCTGAATGTATTTGAGACTGCTTTCCGGGAGGAGGTTTCCCGTTTGCACACTGACACAAAGTCAGTGGACACCAGTCAGAGCCTTGACATGTCAATTCTAAATACTCAAGTATAA
- the LOC122987082 gene encoding chemokine-like receptor 1, whose amino-acid sequence MTATLSNHTNTTGVSEEIASSNDNYADLTRSLNIMSVVIYSMDFFLGVFGNGVVIWVTGFKMKNRNRVWILNLAVADFLFTAFLPFSATYTALGFHWPFGNFMCKLDNTVRFLNMFASVYILVVISVDRYVSVVWPVWAQNNRNVRKASCVSLGVWVLGLILSSPCFIFRDLWLSSDNETIRCYDNYAFSDDLDNPSVKQLLMLRFKAMTITRFLLGFVVPFTVIVSCYAMIIHRLRRNRTRASHSSRPFKIIAAVITAFFLCWAPFYIMTLIELWYHIDNMSSGVLKLVVTIGVPLATSLAYLNSCLNPLLYVFMEDFKDKVRKSILNVFETAFREEVSRLHTDTKSVDTSQSLDMSILNTQV is encoded by the coding sequence aTGACTGCTACACTTTCCAATCACACCAATACAACAGGTGTTAGTGAAGAAATTGCCTCTTCTAATGACAACTATGCTGATCTGACAAGGTCTCTCAACATCATGTCTGTCGTTATCTACTCAATGGATTTCTTTCTGGGAGTGTTCGGAAATGGAGTGGTTATCTGGGTGACTGGGTTCAAGATGAAGAACAGAAACAGAGTTTGGATCCTCAACCTtgctgtggctgacttcctcTTCACAGCTTTCCTTCCTTTTAGTGCGACGTACACAGCTCTGGGTTTCCACTGGCCTTTCGGCAATTTCATGTGCAAACTGGACAACACAGTAAGGTTTCTGAACATGTTTGCCAGTGTCTACATTCTGGTGGTGATCAGTGTGGACAGATATGTGTCTGTGGTGTGGCCAGTCTGGGCCCAGAACAACCGAAATGTACGCAAGGCGTCCTGTGTGAGTCTGGGTGTTTGGGTACTGGGTCTGATACTCAGCTCTCCATGCTTCATCTTCAGGGACCTTTGGCTATCATCTGACAATGAAACAATCAGATGCTACGACAACTATGCCTTTTCTGATGACCTCGataacccatctgtgaaacagtTACTAATGCTTCGTTTTAAGGCCATGACCATCACTCGCTTCCTCCTGGGTTTTGTTGTCCCCTTCACTGTCATTGTCTCCTGTTATGCTATGATAATCCATCGTCTCAGGAGGAACCGTACCAGGGCCAGCCACTCAAGTCGCCCTTTTAAGATCATTGCTGCTGTTATCACTGCTTTTTTCCTGTGTTGGGCTCCCTTTTACATCATGACTCTAATTGAGTTATGGTATCACATTGATAATATGTCAAGTGGAGTATTAAAACTTGTCGTCACTATTGGGGTCCCTTTAGCCACCAGCCTGGCCTATCTTAACAGTTGCCTGAATCCACTGCTGTATGTCTTCATGGAAGATTTCAAGGATAAAGTTCGCAAATCCATCCTGAATGTATTTGAGACTGCTTTCCGGGAGGAGGTTTCCCGTTTGCACACTGACACAAAGTCAGTGGACACCAGTCAGAGCCTTGACATGTCAATTCTAAATACTCAAGTATAA
- the LOC122987081 gene encoding chemokine-like receptor 1, with protein sequence MTATPSYHTNTTGEEIGSSNDIYADLRGSLNIMSVVIYSLDFVLGVLGNGVVIWVTGFKMKKTVNTVWILNLAVADFLFTAFLPFSATYTALGFHWPFGKFMCKLDNTVRFLNMFASVYILVVISVDRYVSVVWPVWAQNNRNVRKASCVSLGVWVLGLILSSPCFIFRDLWPSSHDKPIICYDNYAFSDDYETPSVKQLRLLRLKAMTITRFLLGFVVPFTVIVSCYAVIIHRLRRNRTRASHSSRPFKIIAAVITAFFLCWAPYYLMTLIELWHHIDNRSSEVLKLVVTIGVPLATSLAYLNSCLNPLLYVFMGQDFKDKVRKSILNVFETAFREEVSRLHTDTKSVDTSQSLDMSILNTQV encoded by the coding sequence ATGACTGCTACACCTTCCTATCACACCAATACAACAGGTGAAGAAATTGGCTCTTCTAATGACATCTATGCTGATCTGAGAGGGTCTCTCAACATCATGTCTGTCGTTATCTACTCCCTGGATTTCGTTCTGGGTGTGCTCGGAAATGGAGTGGTTATCTGGGTGACTGGGTTCAAgatgaagaaaacagtgaacacAGTTTGGATCCTCAACCTtgctgtggctgacttcctcTTCACAGCATTTCTTCCTTTTAGTGCGACGTACACGGCTCTGGGTTTCCACTGGCCTTTCGGCAAGTTCATGTGCAAACTGGACAACACAGTAAGATTTCTGAACATGTTTGCCAGTGTCTACATTCTGGTGGTGATCAGTGTGGACAGATATGTGTCTGTGGTGTGGCCAGTCTGGGCCCAGAACAACCGAAATGTACGCAAGGCGTCCTGTGTGAGTCTGGGTGTTTGGGTATTGGGTCTGATACTCAGCTCTCCATGCTTCATCTTCAGGGACCTTTGGCCATCATCTCATGATAAACCAATCATATGCTACGACAACTATGCCTTTTCTGATGACTACGAAACACCATCTGTGAAACAGTTACGACTGCTTCGTTTAAAGGCCATGACCATCACTCGCTTCCTCTTGGGTTTTGTTGTTCCCTTCACTGTCATTGTCTCCTGTTATGCTGTGATAATCCATCGTCTCAGGAGGAACCGTACCAGGGCCAGCCACTCAAGTCGCCCCTTTAAGATCATCGCTGCTGTTATCACTGCTTTTTTCCTATGCTGGGCTCCCTATTACCTCATGACTCTAATAGAGTTATGGCATCACATTGATAATAGGTCAAGTGAAGTATTAAAACTTGTCGTCACTATTGGGGTCCCTTTAGCCACCAGCCTGGCCTATCTTAACAGTTGCCTGAATCCACTGCTGTATGTCTTCATGGGCCAAGATTTCAAGGATAAAGTTCGCAAATCCATCCTGAATGTATTTGAGACTGCTTTCCGGGAGGAGGTTTCCCGTTTGCACACTGACACAAAGTCAGTGGACACCAGTCAGAGTCTTGACATGTCAATTCTAAATACTCAAGTATAA